In Cicer arietinum cultivar CDC Frontier isolate Library 1 chromosome 7, Cicar.CDCFrontier_v2.0, whole genome shotgun sequence, a single window of DNA contains:
- the LOC101493255 gene encoding uncharacterized protein — MAFSFSRSESTLTEKEKIDRQYQHKETEENNKDSATVDSGISSQLQLKSPSYSQTLDKHVVLRRIKQRKSYNKAKGAFEALLGTLKNEANTAQQQNWLQHDDTFSSP, encoded by the coding sequence ATGGCTTTTTCATTTTCTAGATCTGAATCAACTTTAACAGAGAAGGAGAAGATTGATCGTCAATATCAGCACAAAGAGACAGAGGAGAATAATAAGGACTCTGCAACAGTGGACAGTGGCATCTCAAGCCAGCTTCAGTTGAAATCCCCTTCTTATTCTCAAACCTTAGACAAACATGTTGTCCTTCGACGCATCAAACAAAGAAAGTCCTATAACAAAGCCAAAGGTGCTTTTGAAGCTCTTTTAGGCACTTTAAAAAACGAGGCAAACACTGCTCAACAACAGAACTGGCTCCAACATGATGACACTTTCTCTTCTCCTTAA